The proteins below come from a single Tigriopus californicus strain San Diego chromosome 3, Tcal_SD_v2.1, whole genome shotgun sequence genomic window:
- the LOC131877997 gene encoding cuticle protein 19-like: protein MCFFSLLVSSPLLPSSSLPPLSWPTTPPTGPPLQARSYKEPSYDEPAKYEYQYAVADQYAGVDFNQNEARDGYATNGEYRVVLPDGRTQIVTYTVQDAYSGYVADVKYEGEAQYPEEKPSYKPAYKPPPSTLPPLLTK from the coding sequence ATgtgttttttctctctccttgtTTCTAGTCCTTTGTTGCCGTCATCCTCTTTGCCGCCGCTGTCTTGGCCGACAACGCCCCCTACAGGCCCGCCCTTACAAGCCCGCTCCTACAAGGAGCCGTCTTATGACGAGCCCGCCAAGTATGAGTACCAATACGCCGTGGCTGACCAATATGCCGGAGTTGACTTCAACCAGAATGAAGCCCGTGATGGTTATGCCACCAATGGCGAGTACCGCGTTGTTCTTCCCGACGGCCGGACCCAAATTGTGACCTACACTGTTCAAGATGCTTACTCCGGTTATGTGGCTGATGTCAAATACGAGGGAGAGGCCCAATACCCCGAGGAGAAGCCCTCTTACAAGCCCGCCTACAAGCCGCCCCCAAGTACGCTCCCGCCCCTTCTTACCAAATGA
- the LOC131877984 gene encoding glutamate receptor ionotropic, delta-2-like, with amino-acid sequence MEFAFQILLPSSLKHGLPNCDMTLVDLSTSSNFELLKDIHNYTQPQTPYLVMMNGNLLPNFATYLRTRPRFLNVAVIRMLDNQPSLVYQSQMGPEYTLVVKNAWTGQRLVFEGHNLLSKGRFSNLFGRVIHASAVIYPPFFNQVQDSNGNGLFQEGIEMELVKTITKSINAKLKVRTPTDGEFWGRDKDGDGKFDGMVGDLQFDRADLGFAQVFAKAERLSIMDFSLEYDYDYDAFLVLKPSPLPQIVAMVRPFKTSTWIWSVIVFGASCLFVGLYELFDVQNSLEGAKGILFLISATLMESNQLCHKWNTFTGRVFMATFLIGVFILSKGYSGGLVSFLTVPLTKKPINSIQGVVDAGLPTSSRGGSSFISYVSKSPLIMELRDSHQSHRDYDMAFKNFSRGEIILFQSLQLFQVEIRKRLTNEYGETRAHIVGDYPRFHRVALGLGKMSPLTAIVNDRVQKIKESGMIKFWTATAMERIGKLADSKSRPKNIVLGWNELEGHFLIWAICLAICSLSFGLELAMLYLKKYKWFDIAIQICLKA; translated from the exons ATGGAgtttgcttttcaaatcttgctTCCATCTTCGCTAAAACATGGATTACCAAATTGCGACATGACTTTGGTAGATTTATCCACATCCTCCAACTTTGAACTACTTAAAGATATCCACAACTACACCCAACCCCAAACGCCATACCTGGTAATGATGAATGGTAAtcttttgcccaattttgCCACTTATCTCCGGACTCGGCCACGGTTTTTAAATGTGGCCGTGATCAGAATGTTGGATAACCAACCAAGCTTAGTCTATCAATCCCAAATGGGTCCAGAATATACCTTGGTGGTGAAGAATGCCTGGACCGGCCAGAGGCTGGTTTTTGAAGGACACAATTTATTGAGCAAAGGCAGATTTTCCAATTTATTCGGACGGGTTATCCATGCGAGTGCTGTGATTTATCCGCCATTTTTTAACCAAGTTCAAGATTCTAACGGGAATGGGTTGTTCCAAGAAGGGATAGAGATGGAGCTAGTAAAAACGATTACCAAATCTATAAATGCCAAGCTGAAAGTGAGGACCCCTACTGATGGCGAATTTTGGGGTCGTGACAAGGATGGCGATGGCAAGTTTGACGGCATGGTTGGAGACCTTCAATTTGACAGAGCTGATCTCGGGTTCGCTCAAGTGTTTGCCAAGGCCGAGAGGTTATCAATTATGGACTTTTCTTTGGAGTATGATTATGATTACGATgcatttctcgtcttgaaacCATCCCCATTGCCCCAAATTGTGGCCATGGTGAGGCCATTTAAAACCTCCACATGGATCTGGTCTGTGATTGTTTTTGGAGCGTCCTGCCTGTTTGTAGGCCTCTATGAATTATTTGACGTCCAGAACTCGCTGGAGGGGGCAAAGGGTATCCTATTTCTCATATCGGCAACCCTAATGGAATCCAACCAGTTATGCCACAAATGGAACACTTTCACGGGGCGGGTTTTCATGGCGACCTTTCTCATTGGAGTGTTCATTCTCTCCAAAGGTTACAGTGGAGGCTTGGTGTCCTTTCTGACCGTTCCATTGACAAAGAAACCGATAAACTCCATTCAAGGAGTTGTAGAT GCAGGATTACCAACATCTAGCAGAGGTGGATCGTCGTTTATCAGCTACGTGTCCAAGAGCCCTTTGATTATGGAGCTGAGGGATTCTCATCAATCTCATCGGGACTATGACATGGCCTTTAAGAACTTCAGCCGGGGCgaaatcattttatttcaaagctTGCAGctatttcaagttgaaatacGTAAACGCTTGACAAATGA GTATGGCGAAACTCGGGCGCACATTGTTGGTGATTATCCGAGATTTCATCGGGTTGCGTTGGGGCTTGGGAAAATGAGCCCGCTTACTGCGATAGTGAATGATCGAgttcaaaagatcaaagaaTCTGGAATGATCAAGTTTTGGACTGCCACAGCCATGGAACGAATTGGCAAACTGGCAGACTCCAAATCCAGGCCAAAGAATATTGTGTTGGGGTGGAACGAGTTGGAAGGACACTTTCtgatttgggcaatttgtCTTGCCATCTGTAGCCTGTCTTTTGGACTAGAATTAGCAATGCTGTACCTTAAGAAGTATAAATGGTTTGACATTGCGatccaaatttgtttgaaggcATAA